The following proteins are co-located in the Mobula birostris isolate sMobBir1 chromosome 26, sMobBir1.hap1, whole genome shotgun sequence genome:
- the LOC140188088 gene encoding immunoglobulin lambda-1 light chain-like: MIRTLCFFWSLAMWLGSGESQSPTQPPTVSLSPGGTATLECNIGTKASYPVSWHKQTPGTVPQWILYYYHSDSSPTYGPGFSSDRFTSTVNSAGTVYQLIIKKVELNDAAVYYCGKWDTTGSYYLFGPATKLFVTGNSSPDPSVKLLGPPSEEISAKGTGTLVCLVSKLSVGFPIVSWTVDGSLTSREVKTSAVRRDTDSTFSLSSYLTVPGTDWSSGKRYSCVVNQGAASSTSATVTQSSC, from the exons ATGATACGGACGTTGTGCTTTTTCTGGTCTCTGGCAATGTGGCTGGGCT CTGGAGAATCCCAGTCTCCGACTCAGCCTCCGACTGTGTCGCTGAGTCCAGGAGGCACGGCCACGTTGGAATGTAACATCGGAACAAAGGCTAGCTATCCTGTTAGCTGGCACAAGCAGACACCGGGAACAGTTCCACAATGGATCCTGTACTATTATCACTCGGACAGCTCCCCGACCTACGGGCCTGGGTTTAGCAGCGACCGTTTCACGTCGACAGTCAACAGCGCCGGTACCGTTTACCAGTTAATCATAAAAAAAGTGGAGCTGAACGACGCAGCCGTCTATTACTGCGGAAAGTGGGATACAACGGGCAGCTATTACTTGTTCGGCCCAGCGACCAAGCTCTTTGTTACAGGTAA CAGCTCCCCCGACCCTTCAGTAAAACTGCTTGGGCCGCCTTCCGAGGAGATCTCCGCTAAAGGAACCGGCACCTTAGTTTGCCTGGTCAGTAAGCTGTCGGTGGGCTTTCCTATCGTCAGCTGGACAGTGGACGGGAGTCTGACCAGCCGTGAGGTGAAAACCAGCGCGGTGAGGCGGGACACGGACAGCACTTTCAGTCTCAGCAGCTACCTGACGGTGCCCGGCACAGACTGGAGCAGTGGGAAGAGGTACTCCTGCGTGGTTAACCAAGGAGCAGCTTCGTCAACATCCGCAACAGTCACACAGTCCAGCTGCTAA